One Candidatus Nitrososphaera evergladensis SR1 genomic window, ATGAGAAATCCAACAAGGCAAGATGTCTAGCAAATAGAGGAGCAGCCATGCTTGTCCCATAGTGAGAAGTAACCTGACCGGAAATCGAGTGTGCCATTACGCCAATATTTGTGGAGCCAAATCCTTCGACTGCGAGAGTTCCCCCAAACTCCAATACCTCGGGTTTGTTTGCAATCTTTTCTGAATTGTGTCTGCCAAAACATGCAGGATACAGACGGTATGAGTTATTGTCAACCCCATTTGCCCTACAATATGCTCCAACAGAGGTGATTGTTCTGGCATCCGATGGATGAAATACCCTTGCAGACTTCCAGATTGACTCTCGAGTCTCAACGCTTCGTCTGGAAGCCGCATCGTCAATATTGCCGGCACTATTTACAAAACACACATTCTTTGATTGGATGAGAAGCTCTAGCTTCCTCGTCTCCTGCTCAGAAAATGAATCATGAAATGTGTAATTTAGTGAACTTACAAAAACACGAGATCTGCCCTTATGATTGTCAAGAACAAACTTCATCGCAGTATAGAGGTCTTTTACATCATAGTCATGGGATTCTTGCCATGCCTTATATGAGGTAACCTTTACTCTACTAGTCTTGAGTTTCCCACCTTCTCCGAAAAGCAGTAAGCTAGCTATAGGAGTTCCATGATTATCCTTGTCCTCTCCATCTGGAAATTGAGATAACGCAGTAAGAGGTACAACATGATTCTGAAAGTCTTGGAGAATTTTTACGCCAGAATCTATCTCAATAACTTCATAGCGGTTCGTACTAGATGAATCGTCTGTTACCATAGAAGATGCAGTAATGGCTCTTGTACTATCTCCAGTTATACGACGTTTTCGTTTTCCTAATGCAGATAAGATAACATTAGGCACCTTGTATACCGATAGGATTACGGATGAATCATCTGCCAATTGTCGAAGTGTTTCACCGTTGACTTTGGCAATGATACTTCCCCGCAGATTTTCGCGGTCGATTAAACCATTAAGAGGTTCTCCTTGATGTTGTTGAATAAATTCGCGTATCTTTGACATATGCTGCTCTATCTTCGGAGCAGGAATATTCGGTATAGTATTAACGATAACAGTTGCATTTCCTGCAAAATTTACGAGATCTGGCGCAATTTTTTCTTCACGGTCAAGGGGACGAATTTTCTTAATTATTTCTCGACTTTCTTTGACTATGACTTCTAACGGATCAGCGTATGGAGACTGAACAAGTGCTTTCTTTTGAGATTTGTCCAAAAATGCCAGTAAAGTCATATTCATCTCTTGCAGTACACGAGCATATCTCCCACTAGTCGGGTTTGAGTAGAATTCGAGCAGAAAATACGCAAACTCATCATCCTTGATTGAGGAATTAGAAACCCTTGAAATTGTCTTCTCATAATCTTCTACCAATTCCTTCTTCGATTTTTTCGCGTATTGCACTTTTTTCTTTCCTCCGAAGACTTTTCTTGGATTGAAATCCACGAATTCTTCTATTGGTGTATAGAATACATCATTGCCGTGATAATTAACTTCTCTACCAATAAAGCCATCCTCAGAAGACAATGTTTACCGAAATGTGAGAATATTTTCTATAAAAATGCATTGTTTAGCTAAAGTCGGTTAATGCTTTCAGCTTTAGTATTCTAATACCGATTTCCGGTTTCAGAAGCAGGACTTTCAGGTATGTGGTATCACTCTACTGTTAGGGTTCATGAAGATAATTTGACTATTAAGATGTTTGAAGGAACACTAAAATCAATGAACGATTTTATCAGGAAAGCCTTTCGAGATAGATTGGGACAGTGATGGCCTCTTCATATGCCAATTCCGATGGTGTGCCCACCGGTTGTTTCCGATCTCACCGCTTACGAGTGTCTTAATGATTGACACCTCAACGACACGTCAAACCGACTGAAGGGTATTTCACCTTCGAGCGAAAATCGTGCCGCCCCTATCAGTGTTCTAACTGACAAGTCTATCAATATGTATTATGATCGGCAGAAGATAAATCTGCCGGTCTGAATTGGCCGAATTCCCAATAGTTGCAGCGGCCTTCAGGGGCCAGGTTTATCCGAACAAATACTTTTGCTAGAGACTATTGCTCCATTTGAACTCCAGCTATACCAG contains:
- a CDS encoding S8 family serine peptidase, giving the protein MSSEDGFIGREVNYHGNDVFYTPIEEFVDFNPRKVFGGKKKVQYAKKSKKELVEDYEKTISRVSNSSIKDDEFAYFLLEFYSNPTSGRYARVLQEMNMTLLAFLDKSQKKALVQSPYADPLEVIVKESREIIKKIRPLDREEKIAPDLVNFAGNATVIVNTIPNIPAPKIEQHMSKIREFIQQHQGEPLNGLIDRENLRGSIIAKVNGETLRQLADDSSVILSVYKVPNVILSALGKRKRRITGDSTRAITASSMVTDDSSSTNRYEVIEIDSGVKILQDFQNHVVPLTALSQFPDGEDKDNHGTPIASLLLFGEGGKLKTSRVKVTSYKAWQESHDYDVKDLYTAMKFVLDNHKGRSRVFVSSLNYTFHDSFSEQETRKLELLIQSKNVCFVNSAGNIDDAASRRSVETRESIWKSARVFHPSDARTITSVGAYCRANGVDNNSYRLYPACFGRHNSEKIANKPEVLEFGGTLAVEGFGSTNIGVMAHSISGQVTSHYGTSMAAPLFARHLALLDFSLRDRVKNCETLKALAYSACKPTAAYDEFGGFGCLDTDELSTTSDRKVRVIFEGVFANMNEHRIPIHEIRIPIMVQPVKVTLFLVHSDNYSLPTTLDNYTAIMVDGTKGQQKLQLVREKGVNVGKWTHVKKAVYAYKKNSIGWWRFRLRPKLDNIPIQELSRLSLRYGGVLVIEAQRPPKGFLTLKEAMERERERSHTATESMESSYWDRYD